The following coding sequences are from one Rathayibacter sp. VKM Ac-2760 window:
- a CDS encoding Asp23/Gls24 family envelope stress response protein, whose product MSDSTRTPATPTAPRVDKASVDTVTSLGNSTASGTAQGRTVIDDAVVAKVAGIAARQVPGVFALGNNAARAFGAIRSAVGGNDHAQGVSVEVGESQVAADVTLVVEYPVPMQSVADQVRAAVSEAITELVGMSVAEINVAIVDVHIPGEDKGDTETESRVR is encoded by the coding sequence ATGAGCGACAGCACGCGCACCCCCGCCACCCCCACCGCCCCCCGCGTCGACAAGGCCTCGGTCGACACCGTCACCAGCCTGGGCAACAGCACCGCCTCGGGCACGGCCCAGGGCCGCACCGTCATCGACGACGCCGTCGTCGCCAAGGTCGCCGGCATCGCCGCCCGCCAGGTGCCCGGCGTCTTCGCCCTCGGCAACAACGCCGCCCGCGCCTTCGGCGCGATCCGCTCGGCCGTCGGCGGGAACGACCACGCCCAGGGCGTCAGCGTCGAGGTCGGCGAGAGCCAGGTCGCCGCCGACGTGACCCTCGTCGTCGAGTACCCGGTGCCGATGCAGTCGGTCGCCGACCAGGTCCGCGCCGCGGTCTCCGAGGCCATCACCGAGCTCGTCGGCATGTCCGTCGCCGAGATCAACGTCGCCATCGTCGACGTGCACATCCCCGGCGAGGACAAGGGCGACACCGAGACCGAGAGCCGCGTCCGATGA
- a CDS encoding DUF2273 domain-containing protein has translation MSDPRTPGTPAPAGRSTTLGLVVGAILAFAALLFGFWGFVLTAVFMALGVLIARMLDGSLDVRSLVDVFRGRTTSR, from the coding sequence ATGAGCGACCCCCGCACCCCCGGCACCCCGGCCCCGGCCGGCCGCAGCACCACGCTCGGCCTCGTCGTCGGCGCGATCCTCGCCTTCGCCGCCCTGCTCTTCGGCTTCTGGGGCTTCGTCCTCACCGCCGTGTTCATGGCGCTCGGCGTCCTGATCGCGCGGATGCTCGACGGCTCGCTCGACGTGCGCAGCCTCGTGGACGTGTTCCGCGGCCGCACGACCTCTCGCTAG
- a CDS encoding DNA/RNA endonuclease G has product MSPAPSTRDAAPDARYRRYLRRETHRSRSAAQIVVLVLIALIAAYVGTEAVLAVFGAAPLLLAPSALLGAIVGVTDLASGAIIGIAVGTAILALIVLILALAPGARARHTVDDDRLAVVIDDGVIASSLARSARTAARSRREDTSTSIGRRTAVVEVTPSSGITVDRDAVQSAVDEELGRIAARPATRATVRVSDSGRI; this is encoded by the coding sequence ATGAGCCCCGCACCGTCGACGCGCGACGCGGCCCCGGACGCCCGCTACCGCCGCTACCTGCGGCGCGAGACGCACCGCTCCCGCTCGGCCGCACAGATCGTCGTGCTCGTGCTGATCGCGCTGATCGCCGCGTACGTCGGCACGGAGGCGGTGCTCGCCGTCTTCGGCGCCGCGCCGCTCCTGCTCGCCCCGTCCGCGCTGCTAGGAGCGATCGTCGGCGTGACCGACCTGGCCTCCGGCGCGATCATCGGCATCGCGGTGGGCACGGCGATCCTCGCGCTGATCGTGCTGATCCTCGCCCTCGCCCCGGGCGCCCGCGCCCGGCACACCGTGGACGACGACCGCCTCGCCGTCGTGATCGACGACGGCGTGATCGCCTCCTCGCTCGCCCGCTCGGCCCGCACCGCGGCCCGCTCGCGGCGCGAGGACACCAGCACGTCGATCGGCCGCCGCACCGCCGTCGTCGAGGTGACGCCCTCCTCGGGCATCACCGTCGACCGCGACGCGGTCCAGTCGGCCGTCGACGAGGAGCTCGGCCGCATCGCGGCCAGGCCCGCCACCCGCGCCACCGTCCGCGTCTCCGACTCCGGGAGGATCTGA
- a CDS encoding CsbD family protein — MGADDKIRNAAENLLGKAKEAAGKLTDNEKLEAEGQADQTKAHTKKVGEDVKDVFKN, encoded by the coding sequence ATGGGTGCTGACGACAAGATCCGCAACGCGGCCGAGAACCTGCTCGGCAAGGCCAAGGAAGCGGCCGGCAAGCTGACCGACAACGAGAAGCTCGAGGCCGAGGGCCAGGCCGACCAGACCAAGGCGCACACCAAGAAGGTCGGCGAGGACGTCAAGGACGTCTTCAAGAACTGA
- a CDS encoding amidase domain-containing protein, with protein MPHSSTRSTVPAVGDDSAAPAELAPPLTRREAREREGRVRATAPATTTVAAAPAVLAPAVLAPAAEGIRPSAPAPQHPATGEVFPSRRDRRAAEGHRQRAEPVRRGASFFRPSRRHLVLAMSGGLVVVAVAAGASLTVGASTTTESATASGATPTPTAAPVTVLPATTADARVVLSSVSTTTGTVAGGTSVTISGSNLDSVATVRFGDAEGSVTVDTPDQITVTAPPADGEAEGVVPVAFFDAGGAPITFDAVTDSVAAATVDPVPAETVQPAVDTTTPATSTPATSTPEATAAADEPLTAVSATPEAGATAGTDAQPADLVAPSATASPSPTATGVLATTKVVASAITFAYTPDPEIEAAKAAAALDASRLASQLDYLETYWSDYNSAQYGVISGNDCVNFTSQSLIARGWEMDGEWSYSRTGGYSSAWASSTAFNSYLAAHPERATPLTNAQRSEVKPGDIVQFDWDGSGDWDHTGVVTSVKGDVVLYSSHTADNLDQSIDSASAGRIMFWSV; from the coding sequence GTGCCCCACAGTTCCACCCGTTCCACCGTGCCCGCCGTCGGCGACGACTCCGCCGCCCCCGCCGAGCTCGCCCCGCCGCTGACCCGCCGCGAGGCGCGCGAGCGCGAAGGCCGCGTCCGCGCGACCGCGCCGGCGACGACTACCGTCGCCGCGGCGCCCGCCGTGCTCGCTCCCGCCGTCCTCGCGCCGGCCGCCGAGGGCATCCGCCCCTCCGCGCCCGCCCCGCAGCACCCCGCGACCGGCGAGGTCTTCCCCTCCCGCCGCGATCGCCGCGCAGCCGAGGGCCACCGCCAGCGCGCCGAGCCCGTGCGCCGGGGTGCCTCCTTCTTCCGCCCCTCGCGCCGCCACCTCGTGCTGGCGATGTCGGGCGGCCTCGTCGTCGTGGCGGTCGCCGCCGGAGCGAGCCTCACCGTCGGCGCCTCCACCACGACCGAGTCCGCGACGGCCTCCGGAGCGACGCCCACGCCGACCGCCGCCCCCGTCACGGTCCTGCCCGCCACCACTGCCGACGCCCGCGTCGTCCTCAGCAGCGTCTCCACCACGACCGGCACCGTCGCCGGCGGCACGAGCGTGACGATCTCGGGCTCGAACCTCGACTCGGTCGCCACGGTCCGCTTCGGCGACGCCGAGGGCAGCGTCACCGTCGACACTCCCGACCAGATCACCGTCACCGCGCCGCCCGCCGACGGCGAGGCCGAGGGAGTGGTCCCCGTCGCGTTCTTCGACGCCGGAGGAGCGCCCATCACCTTCGACGCCGTCACCGACTCGGTCGCCGCCGCGACGGTCGACCCCGTCCCCGCCGAGACGGTGCAGCCCGCGGTCGACACGACGACCCCGGCCACGTCGACCCCGGCCACGTCGACTCCGGAGGCGACCGCCGCCGCCGACGAGCCGCTGACCGCCGTCTCCGCGACCCCCGAGGCCGGCGCCACCGCCGGCACCGATGCGCAGCCCGCCGACCTCGTCGCCCCCAGCGCGACCGCCTCGCCCAGCCCGACCGCGACCGGCGTGCTCGCGACCACGAAGGTCGTCGCCTCGGCGATCACCTTCGCCTACACGCCCGACCCCGAGATCGAGGCCGCCAAGGCCGCCGCCGCGCTCGACGCGAGCCGCCTCGCCTCGCAGCTCGACTACCTCGAGACCTACTGGTCCGACTACAACTCCGCGCAGTACGGCGTCATCTCGGGCAACGACTGCGTCAACTTCACCTCGCAGTCGCTGATCGCCCGCGGCTGGGAGATGGACGGCGAGTGGAGCTACTCGCGGACCGGCGGCTACAGCTCGGCCTGGGCCTCCTCCACCGCGTTCAACTCCTACCTCGCCGCGCACCCCGAGCGGGCGACGCCGCTCACGAACGCGCAGCGCTCCGAGGTGAAGCCCGGCGACATCGTGCAGTTCGACTGGGACGGCTCGGGCGACTGGGACCACACCGGCGTCGTCACGAGCGTGAAGGGCGACGTCGTCCTCTACTCCTCGCACACCGCCGACAACCTCGATCAGAGCATCGACTCGGCCTCGGCCGGGCGCATCATGTTCTGGAGCGTCTGA
- a CDS encoding M15 family metallopeptidase: protein MTSDENRTPEGRPVRRRALVVGGVAVAAGIAAVGVNAAIGAGRANAPTVAPSPSSSATPTASASATPTPTETPTPTETPTPTATPGIDLTANSVDDPASLWVVVNKLRTLTPVDYVPADLVYPAVPYVNRQPMRQATADALVPMFTAASSEAGLSLAVQSAYRSYDTQVSVYAGWVSTRGQAGADATSARPGHSEHQTGWAVDVVGSSGTCALEICWGDTPEGRWVGANAHRFGFLVRYKPDTTPITGYESEPYHLRYIGVELAQHLHDAGIPTLERLFSLPDAPDYAAGTTS from the coding sequence ATGACCTCGGACGAGAACCGGACCCCGGAGGGACGCCCCGTCCGCCGTCGCGCGCTGGTCGTCGGGGGAGTCGCGGTGGCCGCCGGAATCGCCGCGGTCGGCGTGAACGCGGCGATCGGCGCGGGGCGCGCGAACGCTCCGACCGTCGCTCCCAGTCCGTCTTCGAGCGCGACGCCGACCGCCTCCGCGAGTGCGACGCCGACGCCGACGGAGACGCCGACGCCGACCGAGACGCCGACGCCGACCGCCACCCCCGGGATCGACCTGACCGCGAACTCCGTCGACGACCCGGCCAGCCTCTGGGTGGTCGTCAACAAGCTGCGGACCCTGACCCCGGTCGACTACGTCCCGGCCGACCTCGTCTACCCGGCCGTCCCGTACGTCAACCGCCAGCCGATGCGGCAGGCGACCGCGGACGCCCTCGTGCCGATGTTCACCGCCGCGTCGAGCGAGGCCGGGCTCTCGCTCGCGGTGCAGAGCGCCTACCGCTCCTACGACACCCAGGTCAGCGTCTACGCCGGCTGGGTCTCCACCCGAGGCCAGGCCGGCGCCGACGCGACGAGTGCCCGCCCGGGTCACAGCGAGCACCAGACCGGCTGGGCGGTCGACGTCGTCGGCTCCTCCGGCACCTGCGCCCTCGAGATCTGCTGGGGCGACACCCCCGAGGGCCGGTGGGTCGGCGCGAACGCGCACCGGTTCGGCTTCCTCGTGCGGTACAAGCCGGACACCACGCCGATCACCGGCTACGAGTCCGAGCCGTACCACCTGCGCTACATCGGGGTCGAGCTCGCGCAGCACCTGCACGACGCCGGCATCCCCACGCTCGAGCGCCTGTTCAGCCTGCCGGACGCCCCGGACTACGCGGCCGGCACGACCTCCTAG
- a CDS encoding UDP-N-acetylmuramoyl-L-alanyl-D-glutamate--2,6-diaminopimelate ligase: MLRPLHVRAVPLPALARALELPDDGVPPVEVSGITLTASDVEPGDLFVALAGVNRHGSDFAAEAADRGAIAVLTDSVGEDASRATGLPVLVVDDPRSRLGAAAAAVYATTERAPLLLGVTGTNGKTSTVHMLEGMLRQLGVVPGLSSTAERHIGDTSVTSGLTTPEATELHALIARMQEEGVGAAAIEVSAQALTRHRVDGVVFDVAAFTNLSHDHLDDYGDMDTYFAQKAQLFQPDRSRRAVVSLDSPAGARIRDEAGVPVTTITSLPDVDADWRVSILEQEFGRTHFRVQNRENRAITTSVPIIGAHMAANAALAIVVLIESGRPIGEIRAALHRDGGLDVSLPGRTERVSGEHGPTVYVDFGHSADAFTRTLEAVREVTPGRVIMVFGADGDRDALKRPAMAEAAVSGSDVLVITDHHPRFEEPASIRRTLLAAARAARPDGEIHEVDDPKRAIRVAVSLAHEGDSILWAGPGHQNYRDIEGVRTPYSARAEARAALREAGWAEAEVPAHR; encoded by the coding sequence ATGCTGCGACCCCTGCACGTCCGAGCAGTGCCCCTCCCCGCCCTCGCCCGCGCGCTCGAGCTGCCCGACGACGGCGTCCCGCCCGTCGAGGTGAGCGGGATCACCCTCACCGCCTCCGACGTCGAGCCGGGCGATCTCTTCGTCGCGCTCGCCGGAGTCAACCGGCACGGCTCCGACTTCGCGGCCGAGGCCGCCGACCGCGGCGCCATCGCCGTGCTGACCGACTCCGTCGGCGAGGACGCCTCCCGCGCGACCGGCCTGCCGGTGCTCGTCGTCGACGATCCGCGCTCCCGCCTCGGCGCCGCCGCCGCCGCCGTCTACGCGACGACCGAGCGCGCCCCGCTGCTGCTCGGCGTCACCGGCACCAACGGCAAGACCTCGACCGTGCACATGCTCGAGGGCATGCTCCGGCAGCTGGGCGTCGTGCCCGGCCTCAGCTCCACCGCCGAGCGGCACATCGGCGACACCTCCGTCACGAGCGGGCTCACCACCCCCGAGGCGACCGAGCTGCACGCCCTCATCGCGCGCATGCAGGAGGAGGGCGTCGGCGCCGCCGCGATCGAGGTCAGCGCGCAGGCCCTCACCCGGCACCGCGTGGACGGGGTCGTCTTCGACGTCGCCGCGTTCACCAACCTCAGCCACGACCACCTCGACGACTACGGCGACATGGACACCTACTTCGCCCAGAAGGCGCAGCTGTTCCAGCCCGACCGGTCGCGCCGCGCGGTCGTCTCGCTCGACTCGCCGGCCGGCGCCCGGATCCGCGACGAGGCGGGGGTGCCCGTCACGACGATCACCTCGCTGCCCGACGTCGACGCGGACTGGCGGGTCAGCATCCTCGAGCAGGAGTTCGGGCGCACCCACTTCCGCGTGCAGAACCGGGAGAACCGGGCGATCACCACCTCCGTCCCGATCATCGGCGCGCACATGGCGGCCAACGCCGCCCTCGCGATCGTGGTGCTGATCGAGTCGGGCCGGCCGATCGGCGAGATCCGCGCGGCGCTGCACCGCGACGGCGGTCTCGACGTCTCGCTCCCCGGCCGCACCGAGCGCGTCTCGGGCGAGCACGGGCCGACCGTCTACGTCGACTTCGGCCACAGCGCCGACGCCTTCACCCGCACCCTGGAGGCGGTGCGCGAGGTCACCCCCGGCCGCGTGATCATGGTCTTCGGGGCCGACGGCGACCGCGACGCCCTGAAGCGGCCGGCGATGGCCGAGGCGGCCGTCTCGGGCAGCGACGTGCTCGTCATCACCGACCACCACCCGCGCTTCGAGGAGCCGGCCTCCATCCGCCGCACCCTGCTCGCGGCCGCTCGGGCGGCTCGGCCCGACGGCGAGATCCACGAGGTCGACGACCCCAAGCGCGCGATCCGCGTGGCGGTCTCGCTGGCGCACGAGGGCGATTCGATCCTCTGGGCGGGGCCGGGGCACCAGAACTACCGCGACATCGAGGGCGTGCGCACGCCGTACTCGGCGCGGGCTGAGGCGCGCGCGGCCCTGCGCGAGGCCGGCTGGGCCGAGGCGGAGGTCCCCGCGCACCGCTGA
- a CDS encoding MDR family MFS transporter — MTHRQILFVIFGLMAGMFLSSLDQTIVGTSMRTIADDLDGLSQQAWVTTAYLIVSTIATPIYGKLSDIFGRRPLYLIAIVLFLIGSLLAGFATSMLGLAGFRAVQGLGAGGLMSLALTVMGDILPPRERAKYQGYFLAVFGISSVVGPLIGGLLAGTPEILFITGWRWVFLINLPIGAVALFIVVRFLHLPKPAARRSVRIDWWGAALVIIAAVPLLLVAEQGRDWGWGSPIAWVCYIVGVLGIIGFIAAERMMGDDALIPLKLFRSPTFSMATVLGVLVGFGMFGGMMALPLYLQLVNGATPTESGFLMLPMILGLMIASIVSGQIISRTGRYRAFPILGTFLMSAAFFYLSFVSIDKPVIYVMGGMLLLGLGLGQMMQTLTLASQNSVDTANMGVATSASTFFRQIGGTLGTAVIFSVLFSRIPETIAAAFKNPTIAANLQAAASDPTIAADPANAGILKLLQSQDTAAIGSALDGDTSFLNTANDALSAPFLTGFNDATVTVFQVALGVVLLAFVLSWFLKTPPLRAKSAMQEAHDLANEDAAAELRRTDPQLAARAGADLAAGSIEPDVRTDSVATTPRDGGERRG, encoded by the coding sequence ATGACGCACCGCCAGATCCTCTTCGTGATCTTCGGCCTGATGGCGGGCATGTTCCTGTCCTCGCTCGACCAGACCATCGTCGGCACCTCGATGCGCACCATCGCCGACGACCTCGACGGCCTCTCGCAGCAGGCCTGGGTCACCACCGCGTACCTGATCGTCTCGACGATCGCGACGCCGATCTACGGCAAGCTCTCCGACATCTTCGGCCGCCGCCCGCTCTACCTGATCGCCATCGTCCTCTTCCTGATCGGCTCGCTCCTGGCCGGCTTCGCGACCTCGATGCTCGGCCTCGCCGGCTTCCGCGCCGTGCAGGGCCTCGGCGCCGGCGGACTGATGTCGCTCGCCCTCACCGTGATGGGCGACATCCTGCCGCCGCGCGAGCGCGCCAAGTATCAGGGCTACTTCCTCGCCGTCTTCGGCATCTCGAGCGTCGTCGGTCCGCTGATCGGCGGCCTCCTCGCCGGCACCCCGGAGATCCTCTTCATCACCGGCTGGCGCTGGGTCTTCCTGATCAACCTGCCGATCGGTGCCGTCGCGCTCTTCATCGTGGTGCGCTTCCTGCACCTGCCGAAGCCGGCCGCCCGCCGCTCGGTGCGGATCGACTGGTGGGGCGCGGCCCTCGTCATCATCGCCGCCGTGCCGCTCCTGCTCGTCGCCGAGCAGGGTCGCGACTGGGGCTGGGGCTCGCCGATCGCCTGGGTCTGCTACATCGTCGGCGTGCTCGGCATCATCGGCTTCATCGCGGCCGAGCGGATGATGGGCGACGACGCGCTGATCCCGCTGAAGCTCTTCCGCTCGCCCACCTTCTCGATGGCGACCGTCCTGGGCGTGCTCGTCGGCTTCGGCATGTTCGGCGGCATGATGGCGCTGCCGCTCTACCTGCAGCTCGTCAACGGCGCGACGCCGACCGAGTCCGGCTTCCTGATGCTGCCGATGATCCTCGGCCTGATGATCGCCTCGATCGTCTCGGGCCAGATCATCTCGCGCACCGGCCGCTACCGCGCCTTCCCCATCCTCGGCACCTTCCTGATGTCGGCGGCCTTCTTCTACCTGTCCTTCGTCTCGATCGACAAGCCGGTGATCTACGTGATGGGCGGCATGCTGCTGCTCGGACTGGGCCTGGGCCAGATGATGCAGACGCTGACCCTCGCGTCGCAGAACTCGGTCGACACGGCGAACATGGGCGTCGCGACCAGCGCCTCGACGTTCTTCCGCCAGATCGGCGGCACGCTGGGCACCGCCGTGATCTTCTCGGTGCTGTTCAGCCGCATCCCGGAGACGATCGCCGCCGCCTTCAAGAACCCGACGATCGCTGCGAACCTGCAGGCCGCCGCGTCGGACCCGACGATCGCGGCCGACCCGGCCAACGCGGGCATCCTGAAGCTGCTGCAGTCGCAGGACACCGCGGCGATCGGCTCGGCGCTCGACGGCGACACCTCGTTCCTGAACACGGCGAACGACGCGCTCTCCGCGCCGTTCCTCACCGGCTTCAACGACGCGACGGTCACGGTGTTCCAGGTCGCGCTGGGCGTGGTCCTGCTCGCCTTCGTGCTCTCCTGGTTCCTGAAGACCCCGCCGCTGCGGGCGAAGTCGGCGATGCAGGAGGCGCACGACCTCGCGAACGAGGACGCCGCGGCCGAGCTGCGCCGCACCGATCCGCAGCTGGCCGCGCGCGCCGGCGCCGACCTCGCCGCCGGGAGCATCGAGCCCGACGTGCGGACCGACTCCGTCGCGACGACTCCGCGGGACGGCGGCGAGCGCCGCGGCTGA
- a CDS encoding GH1 family beta-glucosidase, with protein MARVDRLAARDWPAGFLWGSATAAAQIEGAGHEGGKEDSIWDAFSRVPGAVANGDTPEVAVDHYHRMPADVQLMKELGLASYRFSVSWSRVKPGDRAVNAEGLDFYSRLVDELLGAGVLPWLTLYHWDLPQALEETGGWTNRDTAERFRDYAEAVHARLGDRVSHWTTFNEPFCSTLLSYGAGIHAPGLISQQAALAAVHHTHLAHGLAVSALRELGAQNLGITLNLSNAVPDDPEDEIDLDAARRFDALQNRIFLDPLLLGEYPEDLLEDVAGLGLDELVHDGDLATIAQPLDFLGVNHYHDDNVSGHPLPAGAEDFAQATEREVGSPWVGSEFLTFPSRGLPRTAMDWEVHPDGLRYLLTRLGLEYENLPPLYVTENGAAYDDVVEGGRVHDVDRTQYVLDHVEKVADAIDQGADVRGYFVWSLLDNYEWAWGYEKRFGIVRVDYSSQERLIKDSGLVYSRLIGGTAAEALD; from the coding sequence ATCGCCCGGGTCGACCGCCTCGCCGCTCGCGACTGGCCCGCCGGATTCCTCTGGGGATCGGCCACCGCCGCCGCGCAGATCGAGGGCGCCGGGCACGAGGGCGGCAAGGAGGACAGCATCTGGGACGCGTTCTCCCGCGTCCCCGGCGCCGTCGCGAACGGCGACACCCCCGAGGTCGCCGTCGACCACTACCACCGGATGCCCGCCGACGTGCAGCTGATGAAGGAGCTGGGGCTCGCCTCCTACCGCTTCTCGGTCAGCTGGTCGCGGGTGAAGCCCGGCGACCGCGCCGTGAACGCGGAGGGCCTCGACTTCTACTCCCGCCTCGTCGACGAGCTGCTCGGCGCGGGCGTCCTGCCCTGGCTGACGCTCTACCACTGGGACCTGCCGCAGGCCCTGGAGGAGACGGGCGGCTGGACGAACCGCGACACCGCCGAGCGCTTCCGGGACTACGCCGAGGCCGTGCACGCGCGCCTCGGCGACCGCGTCTCGCACTGGACCACCTTCAACGAGCCGTTCTGCTCGACCCTGCTGTCCTACGGCGCCGGGATCCACGCGCCCGGCCTGATCTCGCAGCAGGCGGCCCTCGCGGCGGTCCACCACACCCACCTCGCGCACGGACTCGCCGTCTCGGCCCTCCGCGAGCTCGGAGCGCAGAACCTCGGCATCACGCTCAACCTCTCCAACGCCGTCCCCGACGACCCGGAGGACGAGATCGACCTCGACGCCGCCCGCCGCTTCGACGCGCTGCAGAACCGCATCTTCCTCGACCCGCTGCTGCTCGGCGAGTACCCGGAGGACCTCCTCGAGGACGTCGCCGGGCTCGGCCTCGACGAGCTGGTCCACGACGGCGACCTCGCGACGATCGCGCAGCCGCTCGACTTCCTCGGCGTGAACCACTACCACGACGACAACGTCTCCGGTCATCCGCTGCCGGCCGGCGCGGAGGACTTCGCGCAGGCGACCGAGCGCGAGGTCGGCTCGCCCTGGGTCGGCTCGGAGTTCCTCACCTTCCCGTCCCGCGGCCTGCCGCGCACCGCGATGGACTGGGAGGTGCACCCCGACGGGCTGCGCTACCTGCTCACCCGGCTGGGCCTGGAGTACGAGAACCTCCCGCCGCTGTACGTCACCGAGAACGGCGCCGCCTACGACGACGTCGTCGAGGGCGGCCGGGTGCACGACGTCGACCGCACCCAGTACGTGCTCGACCACGTCGAGAAGGTCGCCGACGCGATCGACCAGGGCGCCGACGTCCGCGGCTACTTCGTCTGGTCGCTGCTCGACAACTACGAGTGGGCCTGGGGCTACGAGAAGCGCTTCGGCATCGTCCGCGTCGACTACTCCAGCCAGGAGCGGCTGATCAAGGACTCCGGACTCGTCTACTCGCGCCTGATCGGCGGCACCGCGGCCGAGGCGCTGGACTAG
- a CDS encoding LacI family DNA-binding transcriptional regulator, with amino-acid sequence MTEGIRGGGRSPTLEAVAARAGVSRATVSRVVNGAPQVAADIVAAVEKAIAELDYVPNRAARMLASRRTQSIALIVPESTARVFADPFFAAIVQGAAMRLADTDYTLSMLIASETSGEKTRRYLLGGNVDGALVVSHHSGDHSYAALSSSLPIVFGGRPLSPDERDSYFVDVDNADGAAVATAHLIAGGRRRIATIAGPADMPPGVDRLIGWRSALTDAGLDDSLVEWGDFSPESGTEAMRRLLERDPAIDGLFAANDQMAVGAYAALREAGRRVPEDVAVVGFDDDIFARSAVPALSTVRQVPVELGARMAELLTARIEGATVEHRTLMPTQLIVRASS; translated from the coding sequence ATGACCGAGGGGATCAGGGGCGGCGGGCGCTCGCCGACGCTCGAGGCCGTCGCGGCGCGGGCCGGAGTGTCGCGGGCCACCGTCTCGCGGGTCGTCAACGGCGCGCCGCAGGTGGCGGCCGACATCGTCGCCGCTGTCGAGAAGGCGATCGCCGAGCTCGACTACGTGCCCAACCGCGCGGCGCGGATGCTCGCCTCCCGCCGGACCCAGTCGATCGCCCTGATCGTGCCGGAGTCGACCGCCCGCGTCTTCGCCGACCCGTTCTTCGCCGCCATCGTGCAGGGCGCGGCGATGCGGCTGGCCGACACCGACTACACGCTCTCGATGCTGATCGCCTCGGAGACCAGCGGCGAGAAGACCCGCCGCTACCTCCTCGGCGGCAACGTCGACGGTGCCCTGGTGGTCTCGCACCACTCCGGCGACCACTCCTACGCGGCGCTCTCGAGCTCGCTCCCGATCGTCTTCGGCGGCCGGCCCCTCTCGCCCGACGAGCGCGACTCCTACTTCGTCGACGTCGACAACGCCGACGGGGCGGCCGTCGCGACCGCGCACCTGATCGCGGGCGGCCGCCGCCGCATCGCGACCATCGCCGGACCGGCCGACATGCCGCCCGGGGTCGACCGCCTGATCGGCTGGCGCAGCGCCCTGACCGACGCGGGCCTCGACGACTCGCTCGTCGAGTGGGGCGACTTCTCGCCCGAGAGCGGCACGGAGGCGATGCGCCGCCTCCTCGAGCGCGACCCGGCGATCGACGGCCTCTTCGCCGCCAACGACCAGATGGCCGTCGGCGCGTACGCGGCGCTCCGGGAGGCGGGCCGGCGCGTCCCCGAGGACGTCGCGGTCGTCGGCTTCGACGACGACATCTTCGCCCGCTCCGCGGTCCCGGCCCTCAGCACCGTCCGCCAGGTCCCCGTCGAGCTCGGCGCCCGCATGGCCGAGCTGCTGACCGCCCGCATCGAGGGCGCGACCGTCGAGCACCGCACCCTGATGCCCACCCAGCTGATCGTCCGCGCGAGCTCCTGA
- a CDS encoding site-specific DNA-methyltransferase has protein sequence MPRTIQIADGVPETRSAVIHAENLEVLPLLADGAFTVVYLDPPFNTGRAQVRTSTTSVRSATGTIAGFKGRSYERIRGDLLRYDDRFDDYWSFLEPRLAEAWRLLADDGTLYLHLDYREAHYAKVLLDALFGRECFLNEIIWAYDYGAKATKRWPTKHDTILVYVKDPRGYHFDSAAVDREPYMAPGLVTPEKAERGKRPTDVWWHTIVSPTGREKTGYPTQKPEGVLRRIVQASSREGDAVLDFFAGSGTTGAVAHALGRRFVLVDEHADAIAVMRRRFAAHAPEPLFL, from the coding sequence GTGCCCAGGACGATCCAGATCGCGGACGGCGTCCCGGAGACCCGGAGCGCGGTGATCCACGCCGAGAACCTCGAGGTCCTCCCGCTGCTCGCGGACGGGGCGTTCACGGTCGTCTACCTCGATCCGCCGTTCAACACCGGGCGCGCGCAGGTGCGCACGTCGACCACCTCCGTCCGCTCGGCGACCGGGACGATCGCCGGCTTCAAGGGCCGCAGCTACGAGCGGATCCGCGGCGACCTCCTCCGCTACGACGACCGCTTCGACGACTACTGGTCGTTCCTCGAGCCTCGCCTCGCCGAGGCCTGGCGCCTGCTCGCCGACGACGGCACGCTCTACCTGCACCTCGACTACCGCGAGGCGCACTACGCGAAGGTGCTGCTCGACGCGCTCTTCGGCCGCGAGTGCTTCCTCAACGAGATCATCTGGGCCTACGACTACGGCGCCAAGGCCACCAAGCGCTGGCCGACCAAGCACGACACGATCCTCGTCTACGTGAAGGACCCGCGCGGCTACCACTTCGACTCCGCCGCCGTGGACCGCGAGCCGTACATGGCGCCCGGCCTGGTCACCCCCGAGAAGGCCGAGCGCGGCAAGCGCCCCACCGACGTCTGGTGGCACACCATCGTCTCGCCCACCGGCCGCGAGAAGACCGGCTACCCCACCCAGAAGCCCGAGGGCGTGCTGCGCCGCATCGTCCAGGCCTCCAGCCGCGAGGGCGACGCCGTGCTCGACTTCTTCGCCGGCTCCGGCACCACGGGCGCCGTCGCCCACGCCCTCGGCCGCCGCTTCGTCCTCGTCGACGAGCACGCCGACGCCATCGCCGTCATGCGCCGCCGCTTCGCCGCCCACGCGCCGGAGCCGCTCTTCCTCTGA